A stretch of the Lolium perenne isolate Kyuss_39 chromosome 3, Kyuss_2.0, whole genome shotgun sequence genome encodes the following:
- the LOC139838030 gene encoding uncharacterized protein, whose protein sequence is MSDPRCQQPHQHDGTHIPRQLNRNARPPPRPVRNDDNHVAKMKLNIPPFEGRYNPDAYLTWELEVEQRFACLKYPDHLRVSAATCEFKDFASIWWSEHCRAHHATIPTTWVGLKLAMRTRFVPPHYQRDLLKKLSRLEQGDFFVEDYYQELQTSMIRCGVVEDNEAMLARFFGGLNKEIQHILDYKEYNTITRLFHLACKAEREVQDRQPPRRRANVSVGRTSSWSPRPSAPPSRGAAPVPTTSNCTACVEHTIEQI, encoded by the exons ATGTCGGACCCACGTTGTCAGCAGCCACATCAGCATgatgggacccacat cccacgacaactgaaccgcaacgctcgcccacctccacgtccggtacGTAATGATGATAATCATGTTGCTAAGATGAAactgaatattccgccatttgagggtagatataatcctgatgcatatcttacatgggaattggaagtagaacaacgctttgcatgtttaaaataccctgatcacttgcgtgttagtgctgctacttgtgagttcaaagattttgcttctatttggtggtctgaacattGTAGAGCACATCATGCTActattcctactacttgggttggtttaaaacttgctatgcgtactcgttttgttcctccacattatcagcgtgatttgcttaagaaattgtctcgcttagaacaaggggATTTTtttgtagaagactattatcaagaattgcaaactagCATGATTCGTTGTGgtgttgtagaggataatgaggctatgcttgcacgtttctttggtggtttgaataaagagattcagcacattttagattataaggagtacaacaccattactcgcttgtttcatcttgcttgcaaagctgaacgtgaagtgcaggatcgtcaaccaccacgGCGAAGAGCTAATGTTTCTGTAGGTCGTACATCATCGTGGTCTCCGCGACCATCTGCACCACCATCTCGTGGGGCTGCACCAGTGCccactacctccaa ttgcacagcatGTGTTGAGCATACAATTGAGCAaatctga